The Brevinema andersonii genome includes a window with the following:
- a CDS encoding 5-oxoproline transporter, DUF979 family subunit, with amino-acid sequence MGILSLFKQIVPTIITDSSEKFKQEKSQQLDYKIWIPTLGLGIIAIFLSSLNVFNSLVSIGIFALAALFILSFWG; translated from the coding sequence ATGGGAATATTATCTCTATTCAAACAAATAGTTCCAACTATAATTACAGATTCTTCTGAAAAATTTAAACAAGAGAAAAGTCAACAATTAGATTATAAAATTTGGATTCCTACTTTAGGATTAGGGATAATTGCCATTTTTCTATCTTCGTTGAATGTTTTTAATAGTTTAGTAAGTATTGGAATATTTGCATTAGCAGCTCTGTTTATTTTGTCTTTTTGGGGTTAA
- a CDS encoding pyroglutamyl-peptidase I family protein, producing MKILVTGFDHFNKATINPAWEAVKTLPDYIANAEVKKVQVPTVFYESINVMVEVAKQFLPDFILCVGQAGRCPDVTIERIGINIDDTRIKDNKDN from the coding sequence ATGAAAATATTAGTAACGGGATTTGATCATTTTAATAAAGCTACTATTAATCCTGCATGGGAAGCAGTAAAAACTTTACCTGATTACATTGCTAATGCAGAAGTCAAAAAGGTACAAGTTCCTACCGTTTTTTATGAATCTATTAATGTAATGGTGGAAGTAGCAAAACAATTTCTTCCTGATTTTATACTCTGTGTGGGGCAAGCAGGTAGGTGTCCTGATGTTACTATCGAAAGGATTGGGATTAATATTGATGATACTCGTATTAAAGATAATAAAGACAACTAA